agcaatgtgatcgccccttttttgtttttcagttcaacccatgtggcctcatttgatgatccctccaacataccATTCCTTCTcattgctgtaatagtttctttaatcaatactgcaaaccccccctccttttttatccccctcgctatctcgtctgaaaaccctgtgaccaggaatgttgaactgctattcctgccctttcaggtgaataaaagcttggtcaaagaggtcggttttaaggagcatcttaaaggaagagagagaggcggagaggtttagggagggagttccaggttccagagcctggggcccaggcagctgaaggcacggccaccaatagtggagcgattaaaatcggggatgctcaagagggcagaattggagggacGCAGTGATcttagggggttgtggggctggaggaggttacagagatagggaggggtggggggggggggtgagggctatggaggaatttgaaaacaaggatgaggatttaaaattgagatgttgtcagaatgggagccaatgtaggtcagcgagcacagggggtgatgggggcacGGGACTCGGActtaggacacgggcagtagagttttggatcagctcaggtttatggagggtggaagatgaggcaccggccaggagagcgttggaactgtcaagtctagaggtaacaaaggcaaggatgagggtttcagcagcggatgagctgaggcaagggcggagacgggcgatgttacagaggaggaAATAGTGATGGGACAGATCTGTGGTCAGAAACTCACcttggggtcaaatacaacaccaaagtTACCTCAGCTAATTCTGTGTTTGTGGCTCAGGGTGAAACTATCTCACTGATCCGAAGAGTCGACGACAACTGGTTCGAGGGGAGAATAACGGGCACCAATCGGCAAGGGATCTTTCCAGCCAATTACGTGCAGGTGGTGAAAAGGCCAAAGGTCAAAAACTCCAGCGAATTCGCCATTGGCTCAGTTCCAACCTCCCCAAATCCCAACTATCCCAACAGTTCACCAACCTCCTCAAAAAGAGAGTCCTCAGATTCATTGACTCAACTACCAGCCAATCAGCACTCAGTTCCTGTATCATTCACCAATCAGCACTCAGTTCCTGCATCATTCACCACTCAGCACTCAGTTCCTGTATCATTCACCAATCAGCACTTATTACCAATGCCATCCACCATTAACCACACAGTACCAATGCCACCCACCTATCAGCATTCAGTACCAGCTTTGTTGACCAATCAGGACAGAAATGATTCACCTGCCCCTCGCACCTGGCTCCTGCAGTCGTCACCAACTCCTCAGCCCGGCCTAGGCCCAGTAACCATGGCAACTGCATCCTCAGCCCAGCAGCCAGCACTGCCCTCCCAGGTAAGGCCTTCGACTGGAATTAAAGGAAAATTATATGTATTACTTTctcagggcagctagggatgggcaataaatgccggcaatgtcagcgatgcccacatcccgagaatgaatacaaAAAAACATCCAATCGCTGAATTCACTCTAGAATATTCCCAGGTGTCTACAGCTAGCAGGAAATGCGGTGAAAGGAGGTTCGAGATGAGCCTGCACTCAGGGAGCACAGCGAGCGGGATAGTTCCCTTCCACCCTGCCCATTAGGAAAGAAGCTAGGGTTACAGGGAATGGGCCCGGTCGCTAGGGTTACAGGGATGGGCCCGGTCGCTAGGGTTACAGGGATGGGCCCGGTCGCTAGGGTTACAGGGATAGGCCCGGTTGCTAGGGTTACAGGGTTGGGCTCGGTCGCTAGGGTTACAGGGATGGGCCCGGTCGCTAGGGTTACAGGGATGGGCCCGGTCGCTTGGGTTACAGGGATAAGGCCGGTTGCTAGGTTTACAGGGAATGGACCCAGTTGCTAGGGTTACAGGGAACAGGTCCAATCGTGAGGGTTACAGGGAATGGGCTCAGTTGCTATGGTTacaggtgatatgtccttactatacagtataaatgcacatgaggcccatacttgaaaaaatgtcaccctgtgaccagttacctttattaccaagacctcaagtgcagaaggtgggtggagcttccccttttatacctgaaagtcccggttaggagtgtctcccacaagttcgcccccttgtggtcaatgttctcaatgtgtgcaacttaggtcagcttatacatgggttacaatgatagttgaatacatgacatcacctccaccccaaagtcttattgggatcacaggtgaagtctctctggtggtttacgctcccttgtagagcgcctgagttggggctccggttgttgggcgctggcctgagtgtctgctgtttgcggtgcctcaggactatccaaactgcccacagtgactgggctctcctccacttggttccggtgttcgatcacctgtggtggagtaaactctatatcgtgttcttcctctgcttcttctatggggttgctgaacctccttttagtttgatccatgtgtttgcggcagatttgtccattggtaagtttaactaccagaatcctattcccctcttcggcaatcacagtgcctgcaagccatttgggccctgcagtgtaattaaggacaaaaacagggtcatttacatcaatacatcgcgccctcgcattcctgtcatggtagtcacattgtgactgacgcctgctctcaacaatttctttcatggtggggtgtataagggataacctggttttgagcgtccttttcattagcagctctgcgggtggaacccctgtgagcgagtgtggtcgggatctattggccaacaggaggcgtgataagtggctttgtagggaacccccttggattctgagcatcccctgtttgattatctgcactgctcgttctgcctggccgtttgaggccggcttgaacaatgccgttctgacatggttaattccattgcctgccatgaagtcctggaattcagtacttgtgaagcacgggccattgtcactgaccaaggtgtctggtagaccgtgggcggcgaacattgcccgtagactttctaccgtggcagaggatgtgcttgaatttaaaatggcacactcaatccatttggagtaggtgtctactacaaccaaaaacatttttcccataatagaacctgcgtagtccacatggatgcatgaccatggcttggcgggccaggggctaaggggggcttccccggatgcgttgcccagctgagcacacgtgttgcacctgtgaacacaaagttccaggtctgcatctatccctggctaccaaacatatgacctggcaattgccttcatcatgacaatgcccaggtgttcattgtgaagttctctgatcaacacctctctgcccatctggggcatgactactcggtttccccacagtagacaatcggcctgaatcgagagttcatccttgcgcctatgaaacggtttaaattcctcagggcatgccccgtacatggctgcccagtccccattcaggacacatttcttgactagagacaatagcgggtctctatttgtctagactttaatctgacgggctttcACAGTTGAGCCTTcactttgaaagcttcaacagccatgaccatctcagcagcatgctcggtagccccctcagtggtggctagtgggagcctgctgagtgcatcagcgctgttttcggtgcccggtctgtgccgaattgtgtcgtcataggcggctaacgtgagtgcccacctctgtatgcgggccgatgcattcacatttatagccttgctgtcggccaaaagggacgtgagggatttgtgatctgtctccagctcaaatttcctgccaaacaggtactggtgcattttttttacagcatatacacatgcgagagcctccttttctaccatcccgtagcccctttctgcctgggacagacttctggaggcataagctaccagctgtaactgaccatgggcattcacatgctgcaacacacacccgacaccataggacgatgcatcacacgttgaaacaagtttcttacatgggtcatataacgttaacagtttgttggagcataacaaattgcgtgctctatcaaaagccctttcctggctgtccccccagacccaatcgtgacctttgcgtaggagcacgtgtagcggctctaacagcgtgatcaatttgggaagaaagttaccaaaatagttcaggagccccaggaacaaacgcagctccgtcgtgttacggggtccgggtgctctctggatcgcttccgttttggacgcagtgggtctgattccTTCTACTGCTACCcccctccccagaaattctacctctgaagctaagaagacgcacttcgcctttttcagtcgcagccctacccggtccagtctgcgtagcacctcctcaaggttgtggaggtgttcttcagtatcgtaacccgtgatgaggatgtcgtcctgaaaaaccactgtccttggaatcgacttgaggaggctttccatatttcgttgaaagatcgcggcggccgaacgaatcccgaacggacatctgttgtactcaaacaaccccttgtgtgtcgtgatggtggtcagcttcttcgactcactcgccagctcctgggtcatgtaagctgaggtcaggtccaattttgaaaaaagtttcccaccggatagcgtcgcaaagagctcctccactctcggtagcaggtactggtcttggagtgacacccgattgatggtggccttgtaatcgccacatatcctgactgacccatccgccttgagcaccggcacgatcgggcttgcccagtcactgaattcgactggcgagatgatgccttccctcagcaggcggtccaattcgcattctatcttttcccgcatcacgtacggcaccgctctggccttgtggtgtactggcctggtatccgggtttatgtgaatcactaccttggtccccatgaaagtgccaatgccgggtcgaaataatgagtcaagtttgtccaggacctgtgagcatgatactcgctccacagaagaaattgcattgacatcgccccatttccagttcatgacagccagccaactcctccccagtagtgcgggaccgtcccccgggacaacccagagtggcaacctgttctccgaatctttgtgggtcacgactaccgtggcattgcctagcacctgaatgatctccttttttatatgtccgtagctgtgcgtcaatcggcgataatgttggcctcctggccttggacacccacaacctttcaaactgtttgatactcatcagggactggctggcccctgtgtctagctccattaatactgggatgccattgaggagcactttcatcattatcggtggcatcctggtatatgaactgtatatgtgctccacatgaactcgctgaacttcagcttccagcgatttcccccagtattcatttggcctcgtatggcttacatcgggcccgtcctcctcgtacatcaacctggctgcaggcttcctgcacatatgcgccaagtgactgctgatgttgcagtttctgcaggtatattgctgatacctgcaagctctggctgggtgtttgcctccacacctccagcatgagctggaggccccgttgttggaaacaagaggttcattaccagtcgatcgtctctgactgtctctgtaactgtccttaagcgcaccattaacaggtgttgatggccccattactggccacattgtccattgcgatggcatgaattgccattcggctagccattgtctctgttgaatttctcctttgggttcgactgcatgctggggcatgtccgattgcccttgtctgcctagagaactgtgtgccgcgttaacaatgttgactccctggtcgtttgccgtacttgagccaagatttttgtcgtacatcattctggtctcttcctcccctgagaaaaatgtctgggctatcatagccgccgcttccaaggtcaagtctttggtctcaatcagtttcctgaaaaccccaacgtgcccgatgccctcaataaaaaagtctcgcagcatctccgctctgcatgcatctgtgaacttacataggctcgccagtcgccggagatctgccacgaagtcaggaacgctttgcccttcttgccgcaggtgcttgtaaaaccggtgtctcgccatgcgtatgctgctcgccggtttaaggtgttccccgatcaacttactgagctcttcgaacgtcttgtccgccggcttctctggcgctagaaggtccttcatcagggagtacgtcctggacccacaaaccgtcaggagatgagccctgcgtttgtcggccgaatcctgtcccaaccattccttagtgacaaaactttgctgtagtctctcaataaagtcgtcccaatcatcaccaacatagtacctctcttctgtgctgctagtggccatgctcgcgtggtttaaatcccagtttctcgtcgccaataatatgtccttactatacagtataaatgcacacgaggcccatacttgagagaaggtcactctgtgaccagttacctttattaccaagacctcaagtgcagaaggtgggtggagcttcctcttttatacctgaaagtccaggttaggaacgtctcccacaagttcaccacctagtggtcagttttctcaaggtgtacaacttaggtcagtttatgggttacaatgacagttgaatacatgacaacagggATGGCCCCTGTCGCTAGGGTTACAGGGAATAGGTCCGGTCGCTAGGGGTACAGGGATGGCCCCTATTGCTAGGGTTACAGGAAATGGGCCCGGTTGCTAGGGTTACAGGGAATGTTGGTACTGTTTGTTAATTACTTTAAATGCTGACATGTCATCACCTATTCGGAGGCAGCAAGTGTCCCCTTTTTAAAGGGGAACAACCAATAAACTTGTAAATTAAACCAATACTTTCAAAGGAACCTTAACAAATTAAATTAATATCTGAACCCCGGGactgatgatgcaccccagtccctccggtaacggaaggccgcgagcgtaccggtggacaccgcgtgctccatttccagggacaccctggcacgaacgtagccgcagtagagaggcaggcagtcgggctgaacgaccccctcgactgcccactgcctgtcctgtcgatggccaccttggccaggcccaggagcagtcccacgaggcggTTCCCCAatctgcccaaagatcaggagcgtgggactgaagtgaagCCAGAGATTGATAGTGGGAGAGGGTTTGCAACCTCTCACACTCTGTGCGGACGTGGAACGCCGAGCCACGAGCAGCCTGGGAGTCCTTGAACCGATTTAAAAACATATAACCCGGGACTGCTCTGTGCCAACTCGCTGCTGGGAAAGGGGAGGACTCCCACAGAGAGAGCCCTCCGGATGGCAAGGTAGTGCGCCAGGGCGTATCCGGACTGCAGGCGAGGGCGACACAGTGAAGAAGCAGGGGCAGCCCATTCAGGAAACCTCTCCCTCCGCGCAGAGCAGAATGGCACGCAGGGGGTTTCCGGAAGTTGTGAAGTGCCGTGGCCTGGCGCTCGGGATCTGGTGCAGGCGGACTCTCTCCGCGCCGAGTGGGCATCGGGCCTGAGTGCGATCATGCTGTTACCGCTCATACTCCCTGCTGCTGTAACTAAACTCTTTCTTTCTCCTCTGCCCATTGGTCAGTGCCGGGTGCCCTCTAACCTCAGCCTGCAGTCACGCATCGTTTACACCGAGCCAATGGGATCCCAGTTGGCGGCTTCAGGAACTACGATTGGTGCCGGTTGGAGTCTGTGAGTAAAAGTTTCATTCACTGACCTCCCATTCGCAATGCATTCGGGGGGGGGCAGGGTCAGGGGGAGGAGGGCACGGGGTCGGGgggagggtcggggtcgggggaggCGGGCGAGGCCAGAGGGAGGCGCGGGGTCGGGGGGAGCACGGCACGGGTCGGGGGCATGGGCGGGGTCGGGGAGGAGGAGGGCGCGGGGTCAGGGGGGAGGAGGTTGCGGGGtcggggggagggtcgggggaggcGGGCGAGGCCAGGGGGAGGCGCGGGGTCGGGGGGAGCAGGGCGCGGGGTCGGGAGCATGGGCGGGGTCGGGGAGGAGGAGGTCGCGGGGTCGGGGAGGAATGGTTTAGAATTTCCCGTGAGGTGTGTGTGGTGCAGACCTGCTGAGTTCACTCCCTGTTGCAGGTTCCGAGCACTGTATAACTACCATCCTATGAATGGCGATGAGTTGGAGCTGAGGGAAGGCGACCTGGTGGATGTAATGGAGAAGTGCGACGATGGCTGGTTTGTGGGTAAGTGTTGTGCTGTCTCCCATCAGGGAGCGAAGCCCTCACAGTCTGTGTTCATAGTATTAAGCCCCAGGACACAGGACAGAGCACGGGACACAGAGCACGGGACACAGAGCGCGGGACACAGAGCGCGGGACCGAGACAGAGCGCGGGACACAGAGCGCGGGACCGAGACAGAGCGCGGGACCGAGACAGAGCGCGGGACCGAGACAGAGCGCGGGACCGAGACAGAGCGCGGGACCGAGACAGAGCGCGGGACCGAGACAGAGCGCGGGACCGAGACAGAGCGCGGGACCGAGAGCACAGACACAGAGCGCGGGACACAGAGCGCGGGACACAGAGCGCGGGACACAGAGCGCGGACACAGAGCACGGGACACAGAGCACGGGACACAGAGCGTGGACACAGAGCGCGGGACACAGAGCGCGGGACACAGAGCGCGGACACAGTGTGCGGGACACAGAGCGCGGGACACAGAGCGCGGACATAGTGTGCGGGACACAGAGCACGGGACACAGAGCGCGGGACACAGAGCGCGGGGCACAGAGCGCGGGACACAGAGCACGGACACAGAGCGCGGGACCGAGACAGAGCGCGGGAGACAGAGCACGGAACGCAGGACAGTGTAGAATATTAGTTCTTGCTTTGTTGACTCGCCCCCGCCCGCTTTGTCCCTCAGGTACATCTCGACGGACCAACAGCTTCGGAACGTTCCCCGGGAACTACGTGCGGCCGGCGTAACCTTCCACTGCCGGCCTGGACAGCCTCGATCGCCGTGCCACAGGCCTGAGTCCTCACTcgctctccgtctgtctctctccgtccgtCTCCAACTCCCTCGCTCTCCGTCTGTCCCTCTCTCCGTCTTTCCTTTCCCGAGCAGCGAGATCTCCCATCGCGGTGGCCTGTGACCTCCACCTGCGCCGCGCGCCAAGGTGTGAACTCAAACCCGGACCGGAGCAACACGGACCGGATCACCCAGTGGGACCCCGAAATCCAACTGTAAATCGGTGCTGAGTGGGGGGTGGGGCTACAGTGAGCCTCAGTGCCAGGGGgtatggggaggggtgggtgggggtatGGGGACCCTCCCAATTGGCAGCACAGCCCCTCTGCTGGAGAGAGTCCGGGGCGGGGCTCGGCATTCCTGACATTCCGGGGCAGCGATTGGCGACATGCTCGCGGGCGGAGATCCGTAGCACCGAGTCCAGCCACTTCCTGTCCAGGCTCAGCCACTTCCTGTCCAGGCTCAGTACGGGCGAGACCAGCTCATCGACCGAGTGTTGCGGTATGTTTAAACGTGCTGGGAGCGGGGCAGGATTTCTGGGCCGATGAGGGAGGGGATGctgacaggtggggggggggggggggggtctgcctggggggaggggagggtcagtgcGGGGGTGGGGGTCAGTGAGAGCCAGTGACTCAGGACAGAGCGGAACACCATCACACTGAGCATGTACCAGGAGTGTGGGGAAGCACAGGATGATCCCAGCCAGTTGGAGTACGCGGGATTCAGTGAGGGATTTTCAGCTGTGTTTTTGCATTATGGACCTGACCCTGCGACCCTGACCCTGCGACCCTGACCCTGCGACCCTGGCCCTGCGATCCTGACCCTGCGACCCTGGCCCTGCGACCCTGGCCCTGCGACCCTGACCCTGCGACCCTGACCCTGCGACCCTGACCCTGCGACCCTGGCCCTGCGACCCTGGCCCTGCGACCCTGGCCCTGCGACCCTGGCCCTGCGACCCTGACCCTGCGACCCTGACCCTGCGACCCTGGCCCTGCGACCCTGGCCCTGCGACCCTGACCCTGCGACCCTGACCCTGCGACCCTGGCCCTGCGACCCTGGCCCTGCGACCCTGGCCCTGCGACCCTGCGACCCTGCGACCCTGGCCCTGCGATCCTGACCCTGCGACCCTGCGACCCTGCGACCCTGGCCCTGCGACCCTGACCCTGCGACTCTGACCCTGGCCTTGCGACCCTGCGACCCTGGCCCTGCGACCCTGGCCCGCGTCCCAGTACCAGAGACGAACACGGTTAAATCAGCCGGTTGCCTGTGTCACTGTTAACCAACCAAACATTTGTGTAAATCTCCATTTCTTTCGAATAAAAACATGTCACAAACACAGAGAGCCTTTCCTTTTACAGCATGACCACCGGGCTGGGTGCTTCCTGTGGAAACAGTCAGACTGTGACTGACACTCTGTGCGATCACTGCCTcaccaacaacaataacaacaacttgcatttatacagcgcctttaaagtcgtaaaacatcccaaggcgcttcacaggagcgattatcaaacaaaacttgtcatcgaggcacataaggagacattaggggcaggtgaccaaaggctgggtcaaggaggtgggttttaaggagcgtcttaaaggaggagagaggtggagaggtggagaggtttagggagggagttcccgagcttggggcccaggcagctgaaggcacggccaccgatggtggagcgatggaaatcgggggatgagcaagagggcagaattggaggagatcAGAGATCTCGAGGATGGCGGGGGGCggtgatgtggggctggaggagattacagaggtagggaggggggagggccatggagggaattgaacacgtggatgagaattttgaaatggagatgTTGCCAGactaggagtcaatgtaggtcagcgagcacagggggtgatgggtgaacgggactgaccgcgagttaggacacagggcacagggggtgatgggggagcgggactcggtgtgagttacaacatggggcacagggggtgatgggtgagcgggacggggcacagggagtgatgggtgagcgggactcggtgtgagttacgacatggggcagcgagcacagggggtgatgggtgagcgggactgaccgcgagttaggacacggggtgatgggtgagcgggactgggcgcgagttaggatacggggcacagggagtgatgggtgagcgggactgggcgcgagttaggatacggggcacgggtgatgggtgagcgggactgggcgcgagttaggatacggggcacagggggtgatgggtgagcgggactgggcgcgagttaggatacggggcacagggggtgatgggtgagcgggactgggcgcgagttaggatacgggacacagggggtgatgggtgagcgggactggacgcgagttaggacacgggtcagcgagcacagggcgtgataggtgagtgggactcggtgcgagttaggacacggggcagtgagcacagggggtgatgggtaaacgggactgaccgcgagttaggacacagggcacagggggtggatgggtgagcgggactgggcgcgagttaggatacggggcacagggggtgatgggtgagcgggactcggtgagagttacgacatggggcagcgagcacaggggatgatgggtgagcgggactgaccgcgagttaggacacagggcacaggtggtgatgggtgagcgggactgggcgcgagttaggatacggggcacagggggtgatgggtgagcgggactgggcgcgagttaggatacggggcacagggggtgatgggtgagcgggactaggcgcgagttaggatacggggcacagggggtaatgggtgagcgggactcggtgtgagttacgaCATGGGgcatcgagcacagggggtgatgggtgagcgggactgaccgcgagttaggacacagggcacagagggtgatgggtgagcgggactggatgcgagttaggacactggttgCAGAATTGTGGATGTGCTCCCTGTGGTTATAACCGCAAACCCGTGAGGCGTCAGGAGACTCCCTCCAAGGCCCCTGGGTAAACGGCTACCAACGCGCCATTTGGCCAGTGGGACTAGCggaggtggttggggggggggggtttccacgGTGTACAGCCTCTGACCAATCGCAGCTTCCGTGCAGGGTCTCTGCCCATGGTCCACCCAGAAGGTGTGATACTGAGCTGAGCCAGGCAGCCTCGATAGTCCAAGCCCCAGTGAGGAGCACTGTCTGTGTACAACGAACAactcccacccactcacacactggaACAGTGAGCCCCTGCCTTGGTACTCACCCCACCAGCACAACCTCCGCACTTTCAATGAAGACCATGGTGCACACCCCTCAGGaaacggcagcacctcccaaacccgcgacctctaccacctagcaggacaacggcatcaggcgcatgggaacaccaccacctccacgttcccctccaagtcacacaccatcctgacttggaaatatatcggccgttccttcatcgtcgctgggtcacaatcctggaactccctccctaacagcactgtgggagcaccttcaccacacggactgcagcgtttcaagaagacggctcaccaccagcttctcgaggggcaattagggatgggcaataaatgccggccacttCCCAACGTCCAGGATGTGGGTCAGGATCAGGGGCCAGGACTGGAGTCTAAGTTTGTTTTGCTGCTGGAGAAAATTCATTACAAATTAAAAACTCAGTAACTAGCTGGCGGACGGCCTCCTGTGGCAAGGCGTACAGGGATTGTAGAGCAAGGGACATCTTCAGGTATAGTGGGGTTAGAATGTAGAGCCGGGGAAAGCAAACaccattcagtccccattttaaaatcTGCCCTTATTTTGATGTAATCTTTAGTGCTATAATGAGAAAACTTGCCGACTGGGCAGTTAAAgtggcaaatgaagtttaacaTCAATaaatgtgagatgatgcactttggaaggaaaaacagaaaagtcacataccttagaaaataagaagctgaatggggtagaagagcagagGGATCTAAAGATCGAGGTGAGCAAATCATTAAAAGCATCATCGCAGGTCAGTAAAGCAACAGAAATGCTCACAAAGCACTGGGACTTATATCAaggggtatagaattgaaaagtagtgaagttacgaTAAACCCCCGCTGTTCTGTCAGGATTAACGTGCCTGGAATGGAGACATGAAACAGCAGCAGCTGAGAGAGCTTTGGTGccacaggtcacaggtcacagtTTGTGAGCAGGGATGAGCAATGGGAAGGTGCTGTGTGCTGGCGAGAGGATGTGGTTAAGCTGTAATGACAGAGAGCGGTTTTGTTGTGTCGACGGCGAAGAGACTCAACTTCCTCTGAAGACACAGCGTGGCAGCCTATACCTTCCTTCATCTTCGATTCTATAAACATCCccgtctccccaccctccccgcagGTTCATGATTCTTGACCCCAGCGCTGGAGTGGGAGGGAGGAGCAGAACTAACTCTCACCTTT
This Pristiophorus japonicus isolate sPriJap1 chromosome 22, sPriJap1.hap1, whole genome shotgun sequence DNA region includes the following protein-coding sequences:
- the LOC139234661 gene encoding vinexin-like; the protein is MPSLPAEVCLHAEISVVTSSTRLSPSIEASLEQELSQLEAELESDLQNIKLRLAQRDGRLQDSSGSGQVSGQPARVSAMTSPPGWERSPVNHQPNGQRSELPSNRSVHGSGMDHPEALRDPGNAGNNGSGPAGSRDRLMDRPHNSEMTKMKAARAKFDFQAQSPKELTLQKGDVIYIHKELDQNWLKGEHHGRLGIFPTSYVEIIPATEKPTPIKSPPVQLLEHGEAVAIFSFKGDLSVELSFRKGETISLIRRVDDNWFEGRITGTNRQGIFPANYVQVVKRPKVKNSSEFAIGSVPTSPNPNYPNSSPTSSKRESSDSLTQLPANQHSVPVSFTNQHSVPASFTTQHSVPVSFTNQHLLPMPSTINHTVPMPPTYQHSVPALLTNQDRNDSPAPRTWLLQSSPTPQPGLGPVTMATASSAQQPALPSQCRVPSNLSLQSRIVYTEPMGSQLAASGTTIGAGWSLFRALYNYHPMNGDELELREGDLVDVMEKCDDGWFVGTSRRTNSFGTFPGNYVRPA